The Mesobacillus jeotgali genome window below encodes:
- a CDS encoding putative holin-like toxin — MPLTVFETFMAMFSFASLILAILTLSQKK, encoded by the coding sequence ATGCCTTTGACGGTATTCGAAACCTTCATGGCGATGTTTTCATTTGCCAGTCTAATCCTCGCTATCCTGACGTTAAGCCAAAAAAAATAG